The following are from one region of the Populus trichocarpa isolate Nisqually-1 chromosome 8, P.trichocarpa_v4.1, whole genome shotgun sequence genome:
- the LOC7488337 gene encoding aspartyl protease family protein 2, with the protein MVRSFKSKQRVCFPLSHGHNTHTELHSTMVSLSLLFHLLLLAFVDLSTSTTEYLKLPLLHKTPFPTPLQSLSSDLQRLSLLHHSHHRHQNHRRTSSKSPLMSGASSGSGQYFVSIRLGSPPQTLLLVADTGSDLTWVRCSACKTNCSIHPPGSTFLARHSTTFSPTHCFSSLCQLVPQPNPNPCNHTRLHSTCRYEYVYSDGSKTSGFFSKETTTLNTSSGREMKLKSIAFGCGFHASGPSLIGSSFNGASGVMGLGRGPISFASQLGRRFGRSFSYCLLDYTLSPPPTSYLMIGDVVSTKKDNKSMMSFTPLLINPEAPTFYYISIKGVFVDGVKLHIDPSVWSLDELGNGGTVIDSGTTLTFLTEPAYREILSAFKREVKLPSPTPGGASTQSGFDLCVNVTGVSRPRFPRLSLELGGESLYSPPPRNYFIDISEGIKCLAIQPVEAESGRFSVIGNLMQQGFLLEFDRGKSRLGFSRRGCAVS; encoded by the coding sequence ATGGTACGGTCATTTAAATCCAAACAACGCGTCTGCTTTCCTCTCTCTCACGGAcacaacacacacacagagcTGCACAGCACAATGGTGTCTCTCTCCCTCCTCTTCCACCTCCTTTTACTCGCCTTCGTGGATCTCTCCACCTCCACGACGGAATACCTTAAACTCCCATTACTCCACAAAACACCATTTCCTACCCCACTCCAATCCCTCTCTTCAGACCTCCAACGTCTCTCTCTTCTCCATCACAGCCACCACCGCCACCAAAACCACCGTCGAACCTCCTCCAAATCCCCCTTGATGTCCGGAGCTTCCTCCGGCTCTGGCCAATACTTTGTCTCCATCCGCCTTGGCTCCCCACCTCAAACCCTCCTCCTCGTTGCAGATACCGGGAGCGACCTCACTTGGGTTAGATGCTCTGCTTGCAAGACTAACTGCTCCATCCACCCGCCCGGATCCACATTCCTCGCTCGCCATTCAACCACCTTCTCCCCAACTCACTGTTTCAGCTCACTGTGTCAGCTCGTCCCTCAACCCAACCCCAATCCCTGCAACCACACTCGCCTTCACAGCACCTGTAGATACGAGTACGTCTACTCTGATGGGTCCAAAACTTCTGGGTTCTTTTCCAAAGAAACCACGACCTTAAATACAAGCTCCGGTAGAGAAATGAAGCTGAAGAGCATCGCATTCGGGTGCGGGTTTCATGCTTCGGGTCCGAGTCTCATCGGGTCGAGTTTTAATGGGGCCAGTGGTGTAATGGGCTTAGGCCGGGGGCCCATCTCGTTTGCTTCTCAGTTGGGCCGTCGATTTGGTCGCAGCTTCTCTTATTGCCTGTTGGATTATACTCTCTCGCCTCCTCCAACCAGCTATCTCATGATCGGCGACGTCGTTTCCACTAAGAAGGATAATAAAAGCATGATGAGCTTCACGCCGTTGTTAATTAACCCTGAAGCCCCCACCTTTTACTACATTTCCATTAAAGGAGTGTTTGTTGACGGTGTAAAACTACATATTGACCCTTCTGTGTGGTCACTCGACGAGTTAGGTAACGGCGGGACAGTTATTGACTCAGGGACGACGTTAACTTTCTTAACAGAGCCAGCTTACCGTGAGATATTATCGGCGTTTAAGCGTGAAGTGAAGCTACCGAGTCCAACTCCAGGGGGTGCGTCCACTCAGAGTGGTTTTGATCTTTGTGTGAACGTGACGGGCGTGTCAAGACCGAGATTTCCAAGACTGAGTTTGGAACTCGGTGGTGAGTCGTTGTATTCGCCGCCGCCAAGGAACTATTTTATAGATATAAGCGAGGGAATCAAGTGTTTGGCGATTCAACCCGTTGAGGCGGAGAGTGGTAGGTTTTCGGTGATTGGGAATCTGATGCAACAAGGATTTTTGTTGGAGTTTGATAGGGGCAAATCTCGGCTCGGTTTTTCACGTCGCGGTTGTGCTGTCTCGTGA
- the LOC7483926 gene encoding transcription factor bHLH30 has protein sequence MCGLKEEDQEEQTIHNLQNYQEQLLFQYHQQMQQHHQQQSSDIYGGARGSGLIFPEVSPILPWPLPPAHSFNPDHFTSNHPVRDHDPFLIPPPIPSSYGGLFNRRSPSLQFAYDGTSSDHLRIISETLGPVVQPGSAPFGLQAELSNMTAQEIMDAKALAASKSHSEAERRRRERINNHLAKLRSLLPSTTKTDKASLLAEVIQHVKELKRQTSLIAETSPVPTEMDELTVDTADEDGKFVLKASLCCEDRSDLLPDLIKTLKALRLRTLKAEITTLGGRVKNVLFIAGEEDSSSDSNDHQQQQQPLQYSISSIQEALKSVMEKTGGDESSSGSVKRQRTNINVLQQQHRSL, from the exons ATGTGTGGACTTAAAGAAGAAGACCAAGAAGAGCAAACAATCCATAACCTCCAAAACTACCAAGAGCAGCTACTTTTTCAATACCACCAACAAATGCAACAGCACCACCAACAACAAAGCAGTGATATCTATGGAGGAGCACGAGGATCAGGATTGATTTTCCCTGAAGTTTCACCGATCTTACCATGGCCTCTCCCTCCAGCCCACTCTTTTAACCCAGATCACTTCACTTCAAATCACCCAGTTCGTGACCATGACCCATTTCTTATCCCTCCTCCAATACCTTCCTCATATGGGGGTTTATTCAATAGAAGATCTCCTTCCCTTCAGTTTGCTTATGATGGTACATCAAGTGATCATCTTAGGATTATATCTGAAACTCTTGGACCAGTGGTTCAACCCGGTTCAGCTCCTTTCGGGTTGCAAGCTGAGTTGAGCAACATGACTGCTCAAGAAATCATGGATGCTAAGGCTCTTGCTGCTTCTAAGAGTCACAGTGAGGCtgagaggagaagaagagagagaatcaACAACCACCTTGCCAAGCTACGTAGTTTACTACCCAGCACGACCAAA ACAGACAAAGCTTCACTGCTAGCAGAAGTGATCCAACATGTTAAAGAGTTAAAACGCCAGACTTCTTTGATAGCCGAAACAAGTCCAGTACCAACAGAAATGGATGAGCTAACAGTGGATACAGCTGATGAAGATGGTAAGTTTGTGCTCAAAGCATCGCTTTGCTGCGAAGATAGGTCTGATCTCTTGCCTGACCTAATAAAAACCTTGAAAGCTTTGCGTTTAAGAACACTAAAAGCTGAGATCACGACACTTGGTGGACGTGTAAAGAATGTTTTGTTCATTGCTGGTGAAGAAGATTCATCAAGTGATAGCAATGATcatcaacagcaacagcaaccaCTGCAATATTCTATAAGCTCAATTCAAGAAGCACTGAAATCGGTTATGGAGAAGACAGGTGGTGACGAGTCTTCTTCAGGAAGTGTTAAGAGACAAAGAACCAATATCAATGTCCTTCAACAACAACACAGGTCTCTATAA